One stretch of Bos mutus isolate GX-2022 unplaced genomic scaffold, NWIPB_WYAK_1.1 CTG200, whole genome shotgun sequence DNA includes these proteins:
- the LOC102271570 gene encoding LOW QUALITY PROTEIN: olfactory receptor 51B6-like (The sequence of the model RefSeq protein was modified relative to this genomic sequence to represent the inferred CDS: inserted 1 base in 1 codon; substituted 1 base at 1 genomic stop codon) has translation MVLNTTASRFLLTGFPGMEKAHHWISIPFLMVYVSILLGSGILLFLTRDYHNLHEPMYCFLAMLAATNLGVTLTMMLTVWGILWLNHREISHRACFSQAYFIHTLSIIESGVLLAVAYDGFTAICNPLRYTSNLTNSGVIKIGMEVLTRAGPSITPIILLLPWFPYCXSHILSHAFCLHQDVINLPCANVIFSCLYPVVVVFAMVLLDFLVIFFSSILILKTVVGIASGEGRAKDLNXICCILVFYVTVVGLTFIHRFGRHAPHMVHIMMSHIYFLFPPFMNPVTYSIKTKQIQTGIIHFYSLFHSRA, from the exons ATGGTGCTCAACACCACTGCTTCTCGGTTTCTGCTAACTGGCTTCCCAGGTATGGAGAAGGCACATCACTGGATCTCCATTCCTTTCTTGATGGTTTATGTCTCCATACTTCTTGGTAGTGGAATCCTTCTCTTTCTCACTAGGGATTACCATAACCTCCATGAGCCCATGTACTGTTTCTTAGCTATGTTGGCAGCCACCAACCTTGGAGTGACACTGACCATGATGCTCACAGTTTGGGGCATCCTGTGGTTGAATCATAGAGAGATTAGCCACAGGGCCTGCTTCTCCCAGGCCTACTTTATTCATACTCTTTCTATCATAGAGTCTGGTGTTTTGCTTGCCGTGGCCTACGACGGCTTCACTGCCATCTGCAACCCCTTGAGATATACTTCCAACCTGACCAACAGTGGGGTAATAAAGATTGGGATGGAGGTATTGACAAGGGCCGGTCCGTCAATTACACCAATAATTCTTCTCCTTCCCTGGTTCCCCTATTGTTGATCCCACATACTCTCTCATGCTTTCTGTCTACACCAAGATGTCATCAATTTACCATGTGCCAATGTCATCTTCAGTTGTCTCTATCCTGTTGTGGTTGTATTTGCAATGGTCTTGTTGGACTTCCTTGTCATCTTTTTCTCCTCCATTTTGATCCTCAAGACTGTCGTGGGCATTgcttctggagaaggaagggcCAAGGACCTCA GCATCTGCTGCATCCTGGTATTCTATGTCACTGTCGTTGGTCTGACATTTATTCATAGGTTTGGAAGACATGCTCCTCATATGGTCCACATCATGATGAGCCATATCTACTTCCTTTTCCCACCTTTTATGAATCCTGTCACCTACAGCATTAAAACCAAGCAGATC